The Aeromicrobium tamlense nucleotide sequence CCGCGCGAGAGCACGAAGCGCTCGAACTCCTCCCGTGTGACCAAGTCCACATAGTTCGTTCTGACTGGTCCGCCATGATCCGTGCTACCCAGCAGGGACTCCCAGACGCCGACGTAAGCCTCCGACTGCGGTTTCCAGTCCAAGTGGGTCGAGACCCGATCGCGGGCCTCTCGGGCCAGCCTGACGCGCAGTTCCGGGTCGTCGAGCAGCCGTTCGACGGCATCGGCGAAGGCCCCCACGTCGCCCGATTCCACGAACAGGCAGGTCTCACCTGCCGAGACGCGCGTCTCCACGAGGTCGAACGAGACGGTGGGCAGCGCGTACGCCATGTACTCCATCGTCTTGTTCATCGTGGAGACGTCGTTGAGGGGCGTCTTGAGGTCGGGGCACAGGCCCACGCTGGCGGCGCTGAGGTGGCGCGCGATCTCGGGAGGGCCGACCCGGCCGGTGAACGTGACGACGTCGTCGAGCCCCAGCTCGTTGCTGCGGCGGCGCAGGTCCTCGTAGCAGTCGCCGAAGCCCATGAGGACGGCGTCGACGTCGGTGCGGCCGCGGCGGTGCACGAGCTCGTCCATGACGTCGAGGACCGTCTCGACCCCGTCCTGCGGGCCCATGATCCCCAGGTACGCCAGCGTGTGGCGCGTGCGGTCGGCGTCCTCGGGCAGGTGGATCGGGCGCATCGTGGAGGTGTCGGGGCCACTGCGCACGACGGTGACGTCGGCGGGATCGAACCCGCCGCGCTCGATCGCGATCCGCTGGTACGACTCGTTCGTCGAGATGACGTGGGTGGCCGTGGCGTACGTGCGCCGCTCGAGCCAGCGCAGGAACCCCAGCTGCAGCCGGCCCATGAGTGAGGTCGGCTCGCCGAAGCGCGAGAGGAACAGCTCGGGGTTGAGGTCGTGCTGGTCGAAGACGAAGGTCACGCCGCGGCGACGCCACAGCCGGGCCAGCGCCCAGTAGGTGTCCGGCGGGTTGCAGGCCTGGATCGCCTGGAAGGGGCGCTCGCGCCACACCTTCAGCGAGAGCCGAGCCGTGCGGAGCCAGGAGTAGACGAACTCCACGAGGTAGCCCAGCGCGCCCGAGGCCTGCGGCGCCGGCCGGTACTTGTGGATGCGGACGCCGTCGAGGGTCTCCGAGGACGGGTCGCCCGGTCCCTTCGGGCAGATCACGCTGACGTCGAAGCCGGCGGCGATCAGCGCTCGGCACTCCAGCCACACCCGGCGGTCCAGCGGGACGGGCAGGTTCTGGACGATCACGAGGACGTGAGGCCGAGGCCCGGACGCGTGCGACATGGGCACCAGCCTAGGGAGTCCGGGACCTCGTCGTGGTGAAACCGCGGCGCTCGTCCGGCCGCGGTTCGAGGCGGTACCGGCGGCCCCGCGCCGGTGCCATACTCCTGCCATGACGACAGAGCAGGCGCCCCGGCGGACCCCACCCGTCGTCGTCACGCCGCCCACCGGATGGGACCTGTCCACGTGGCAGGGCCTGGTCGACATCGTCCGCGAGGACATGGCGTCTCACGCCCGCGGCTGGCTCGTCCCCGCCAAGCACATGCTCGCGGTGCACCGCTTCGGCGAGTGGGTCCACGCCCCGCAGCGCGGGCTGCTCGGGGGCCGGCTCGGCCGCATCGCCTACAAGCTCGTCAACGCGGCCTACGTCCGGAACGTCCTCGGGTTCGAGGTCAGTCACGACACCGCGATCGGGCGCCACGTCGTCTTCGTCCACCAGAACGGCGTCGTGCTGCAGCCCGGCGCCGTCATCGGCGACGACTGCATGATCTACCACGGCGTCACCCTCGGGCGGCGGTGGGAGCCCGATCACGCCGAGGCCTACTACCAGCCCCCGCGCATCGGCCGCGGCGTCCACCTGGGCGTCGGCTGCGTGGTCATCGGCGCCGTCAGCGTGGGCGACGGGGCGAAGGTCGGGCCCAACGCCGTCGTCGTCACCGACGTCCCCGAGGGTGGCAGCGTCGTCTCGCCCCCCGCGCGGTCGCTGAGGCTGCGATGATCGCAGCGGCGTTCGCCGACCTCCTGCGGCTGGCCGACGACCCGCAGCGCGTCGCGGTGATCGACGGTGACGTCACGCTGACCCGCGGCGAGCTCCACGACCGCGCCCGCGCGCGGGCCGCGCAGATCGAGCGCACGGTTCCGGAGGACGAGCGCGTGGCGCTGTCCGGCACGGGCCACGAGGCCGTGGTCGACCTCGTCGCCGTGCTGCTGGCGGGCCGCTCGCTCGTGATGCTCCCGCGTCCCACGCCCGAGCGCACGCGCGAGCTCGCCGCCCGCTCCCGCTGCCGCGTCGACCTCGCCGCCGGTGTGCTGGAGCCGTTCGACGTCGAGCCGTCCACCGACCCGCGCCACCGTCCCGGCGACGGCATCGCCGACACCGGCTCTCCCGAGGCGCTGCTGCTCTTCACGTCGGGCACCACCAGCGAGCCGAAGGGCGTGCGGCTGTCCGTGCGCAACGTGGCCTGCAACGTCACCGCGGTCGACCAGGTCGTCGAGCCGTGGGACCCGGACTCCGACGTGCTGGGCTTCATCCTCGACCCCACCCACTCCTACGGCTTCTCGATGGTGTTGCTGGCGCTGATGCGCTCAGTGCCGCTGCTGATGACCTCGGGCACGCTGCCGTCGCGGCCGCTGGCCGAGCTGCTCGACCGGCACCGCGTGACCGTGCTGCCGTGCGTCCCCTACTACCTGCGCCTCGTCGCGCGGCGGTTCACGCTCGGGCAGGACTTCGCGCCGCACCTGCGCACGCTGCTGCTGGCCGGGGGAGGGGTCTCCGACGCCGCGCTCGCCGAGCTGACCTCGGGCTTCGCCGGCGGGA carries:
- a CDS encoding glycosyltransferase family 4 protein, encoding MSHASGPRPHVLVIVQNLPVPLDRRVWLECRALIAAGFDVSVICPKGPGDPSSETLDGVRIHKYRPAPQASGALGYLVEFVYSWLRTARLSLKVWRERPFQAIQACNPPDTYWALARLWRRRGVTFVFDQHDLNPELFLSRFGEPTSLMGRLQLGFLRWLERRTYATATHVISTNESYQRIAIERGGFDPADVTVVRSGPDTSTMRPIHLPEDADRTRHTLAYLGIMGPQDGVETVLDVMDELVHRRGRTDVDAVLMGFGDCYEDLRRRSNELGLDDVVTFTGRVGPPEIARHLSAASVGLCPDLKTPLNDVSTMNKTMEYMAYALPTVSFDLVETRVSAGETCLFVESGDVGAFADAVERLLDDPELRVRLAREARDRVSTHLDWKPQSEAYVGVWESLLGSTDHGGPVRTNYVDLVTREEFERFVLSRGPIPPAS
- a CDS encoding serine O-acetyltransferase, which translates into the protein MTTEQAPRRTPPVVVTPPTGWDLSTWQGLVDIVREDMASHARGWLVPAKHMLAVHRFGEWVHAPQRGLLGGRLGRIAYKLVNAAYVRNVLGFEVSHDTAIGRHVVFVHQNGVVLQPGAVIGDDCMIYHGVTLGRRWEPDHAEAYYQPPRIGRGVHLGVGCVVIGAVSVGDGAKVGPNAVVVTDVPEGGSVVSPPARSLRLR
- a CDS encoding class I adenylate-forming enzyme family protein, which translates into the protein MIAAAFADLLRLADDPQRVAVIDGDVTLTRGELHDRARARAAQIERTVPEDERVALSGTGHEAVVDLVAVLLAGRSLVMLPRPTPERTRELAARSRCRVDLAAGVLEPFDVEPSTDPRHRPGDGIADTGSPEALLLFTSGTTSEPKGVRLSVRNVACNVTAVDQVVEPWDPDSDVLGFILDPTHSYGFSMVLLALMRSVPLLMTSGTLPSRPLAELLDRHRVTVLPCVPYYLRLVARRFTLGQDFAPHLRTLLLAGGGVSDAALAELTSGFAGGTHLMYGLTEATARVAVRPPSSAAPADSVGLPLPGTTVDVVDEDGHVVTGREGRIRVTGPSVFLGYLGDPVREPGTPLVTTDLGRLDERGHLTVTGRLAEMINFRGNRVSAVAVEADVARVDGVAGALLLADDTVEDAQCSLFVELAPGVERDGLTRRILAAVEPRGLVREVTVVERLETTRTGKLVRRRPAPAPEA